The Carnobacterium divergens genome includes a window with the following:
- a CDS encoding sugar kinase, which translates to MKILAFGEVMMRLTPPQYKLIQQTDNVDLSFTGTGVNILSSLAHFGYETSMLTILPDNQVGRAAAGAIRSLGIKDEFVRYQGDHMGLYFLEMGFGNRPSEVTYLNRLASSFGESTLIDYDLATAVANSEVIHICGIALMLSEGTRQAAFKLAELAHQAGKKVCFDFNYRPSLNKHNSHEWVKQQFEAILPYCDIVIGGIRDLTELMDFKIPTELEGSIEQLAYVSQMFVKQYQLTYFAGTIRQKETTPSIRGFVTSNQAFALSQPMELQIYDRIGTGDAYAAGIITGMIEKWDNQKMVQFAINNAVLAHTTFGDSPLMRREQVEAFSQGNQGDVIR; encoded by the coding sequence ATGAAAATTTTAGCATTTGGCGAAGTAATGATGCGTTTGACGCCACCTCAGTATAAATTGATTCAACAAACAGATAATGTAGATCTAAGCTTTACCGGAACAGGAGTCAATATTTTGAGTAGTTTAGCTCATTTTGGGTACGAGACATCAATGTTAACCATCTTACCAGACAATCAAGTAGGAAGAGCAGCAGCAGGTGCCATTCGAAGCCTAGGTATCAAAGATGAATTCGTTCGTTATCAAGGCGATCATATGGGGCTTTACTTTTTAGAGATGGGCTTTGGCAATCGGCCTTCGGAAGTGACGTATTTAAATCGTTTAGCTAGCTCCTTTGGTGAAAGTACCCTTATCGATTATGATTTAGCAACAGCGGTCGCTAACAGTGAGGTGATCCATATTTGCGGTATTGCGTTAATGTTGTCAGAAGGGACTAGACAAGCAGCTTTTAAATTGGCTGAATTGGCACATCAGGCGGGTAAAAAAGTTTGTTTTGATTTCAATTACCGGCCAAGTTTAAATAAACACAATAGTCACGAATGGGTAAAACAACAATTTGAGGCAATTCTACCCTATTGTGACATTGTGATTGGGGGTATAAGAGATTTAACAGAGTTGATGGATTTTAAAATTCCAACAGAACTGGAAGGTTCCATTGAACAGTTAGCCTATGTTAGCCAAATGTTTGTCAAACAGTATCAATTAACGTACTTTGCAGGAACCATTCGTCAAAAAGAAACTACTCCATCCATTCGAGGTTTTGTAACAAGCAACCAAGCATTCGCCCTGAGCCAGCCAATGGAATTACAGATTTATGACCGTATCGGAACTGGGGATGCCTATGCTGCAGGGATTATTACAGGAATGATTGAGAAATGGGACAATCAAAAAATGGTTCAATTTGCAATCAATAATGCTGTTCTAGCTCATACGACCTTCGGGGATAGCCCTTTAATGAGAAGAGAGCAGGTAGAAGCGTTTAGTCAAGGCAACCAGGGTGATGTGATTCGTTAA
- a CDS encoding ABC transporter ATP-binding protein, with protein MSHLIARNKIVVVRPLLRKGASHIIIMIEIQNLSKKFKDLILDDITIILPQKKVSIIVGVNGSGKTTLLECITGLKKITSGHIEINGFSNESEKFKEQIFYIPSDFYLPSFMTGYEYLNFVLSRYPKSNIAGISKFLKLFDLEQDRNKLIESYSLGMKKKIQIIAAALANTEYILGDEVFNGLDFETTLISLELFNKLSLKTGIVLVSHSKLIIDKYSENILLLSNGKMKPFTGTSNDLEKTVLSVEGINEKVKFIQKYNFTN; from the coding sequence ATGTCACATTTAATTGCAAGAAATAAAATCGTTGTAGTGAGGCCTCTTCTCCGAAAAGGGGCTTCACATATTATTATTATGATAGAAATTCAAAATTTATCAAAAAAATTTAAAGACCTTATCCTCGATGATATAACAATAATACTACCTCAAAAAAAGGTGAGTATTATTGTAGGAGTAAACGGTAGTGGAAAAACAACTCTGTTAGAATGTATTACAGGATTAAAAAAGATAACCAGTGGACATATCGAAATAAACGGATTTTCAAATGAATCAGAAAAATTCAAAGAACAAATTTTTTATATTCCATCTGATTTTTACTTACCCAGTTTTATGACTGGATATGAATATTTAAATTTTGTATTATCCCGCTATCCTAAATCAAATATTGCTGGTATCAGTAAATTTTTAAAGCTCTTTGATTTGGAGCAAGATAGAAACAAACTTATTGAATCTTACTCTCTAGGTATGAAAAAGAAAATCCAAATAATTGCAGCTGCTTTAGCTAACACTGAATATATTCTTGGAGATGAAGTATTTAATGGGCTTGATTTTGAAACAACACTAATCTCTCTAGAATTATTCAATAAGCTCTCTTTAAAAACTGGAATTGTTTTAGTTTCTCATAGCAAATTAATTATCGACAAGTATTCCGAGAATATTTTATTACTGTCTAATGGTAAGATGAAACCTTTTACAGGAACTTCTAACGATTTAGAAAAGACTGTATTAAGCGTGGAGGGTATTAATGAAAAAGTCAAATTCATTCAAAAATATAACTTTACTAATTGA
- a CDS encoding TlpA family protein disulfide reductase, translated as MKKKYFRIFFTVLSLFVFVSISFPVYNKISKKVSFNKYDDTVKNFHLVSDKRLENYNNLYDGDYLLYFGRRTCSFCREFVPELELEGKKRGIPIYYVNTEDAETNSSISKLRNTLNIQYVPSVVFISTDRVIIFKEDLQSFEAFLNQMKK; from the coding sequence ATGAAAAAAAAATATTTTAGAATTTTTTTTACAGTTTTATCTTTGTTTGTATTCGTTTCGATAAGTTTTCCAGTATACAATAAAATTTCCAAAAAGGTATCATTTAATAAATATGATGATACTGTAAAGAATTTCCATTTAGTCTCAGATAAAAGGTTAGAGAACTACAATAATCTTTATGATGGAGATTATTTACTATATTTCGGTAGAAGAACATGTAGCTTCTGCCGAGAGTTTGTTCCTGAATTAGAATTAGAAGGTAAAAAACGAGGCATTCCAATATACTATGTTAATACTGAAGATGCTGAAACTAATAGTAGCATATCCAAACTACGCAATACGTTAAATATACAATATGTTCCATCTGTAGTATTTATTTCTACTGATAGGGTAATTATTTTTAAAGAAGATTTACAAAGTTTTGAAGCATTTTTAAATCAAATGAAGAAGTGA
- a CDS encoding glutamate-5-semialdehyde dehydrogenase, with protein MSDLITMGKAAKKSATFLAQADTLLKNNALKQMSAALIAHDATIIKANEQDLNAAKNNGVTEVMLDRLKLDKNRIQAMAQGLLDVAELPDPIGHVSEMWKNDANLTIGKQQVPLGVIGIIYESRPNVTADAAALCFKSGNAVILRGGKEAIHSNRAIVLILQTALEQAGFPKDAIQLITDTSRETARQLMQLNRYLDVLIPRGGATLIQTVLEHATVPVIETGTGNCHVYIDESADLKMATDIIVNAKCSRPSVCNSAETLLIHRNVAYTFLPVIEEALAPYQVELRADSSALAIFKTAVEATEEDWETEFLDFILAVKVVDSIDEAIQHINQYSTKHSESIVTSNYFNGQQFHREVDSAAVYINASTRFTDGFEFGFGAEIGISTQKLHARGPMGLNELTSSKYIIFGEGQIR; from the coding sequence ATGAGTGATTTAATAACGATGGGTAAAGCAGCCAAAAAATCTGCCACTTTTTTGGCCCAAGCAGATACGCTATTAAAAAATAATGCTTTAAAACAAATGAGCGCTGCTTTAATTGCTCATGATGCTACGATTATAAAAGCCAACGAACAAGACTTAAATGCTGCAAAAAATAATGGCGTTACTGAAGTCATGTTGGACCGCTTAAAACTTGATAAAAACCGTATTCAAGCAATGGCACAAGGACTTTTAGATGTCGCGGAATTACCGGATCCAATTGGCCATGTCAGTGAAATGTGGAAAAATGACGCTAATTTAACCATTGGCAAACAACAGGTTCCTTTGGGTGTGATTGGCATTATTTATGAATCTCGTCCAAATGTAACGGCTGATGCTGCAGCTCTTTGTTTTAAATCTGGAAATGCAGTCATTTTGCGTGGTGGAAAAGAAGCAATCCATTCTAACCGTGCAATTGTACTTATTTTACAAACAGCGTTAGAACAAGCTGGCTTTCCAAAAGATGCGATTCAATTAATTACCGATACTTCAAGAGAAACTGCACGCCAATTGATGCAGTTAAATCGTTATTTAGATGTACTGATTCCTCGTGGCGGAGCCACATTAATTCAAACCGTTTTAGAGCATGCTACGGTTCCTGTTATTGAAACAGGAACTGGAAATTGCCATGTCTACATTGATGAATCTGCCGATTTAAAAATGGCGACGGATATTATCGTAAATGCTAAATGTTCTCGTCCATCTGTCTGTAATTCTGCTGAAACCTTATTGATTCATAGAAATGTAGCATATACCTTTCTCCCTGTCATTGAAGAAGCCTTAGCTCCTTATCAAGTAGAATTACGAGCAGATTCTTCAGCTTTGGCTATTTTCAAAACGGCTGTTGAAGCAACTGAAGAGGATTGGGAAACTGAATTTCTTGACTTTATTTTAGCTGTCAAAGTTGTGGATTCTATTGACGAAGCCATCCAACATATCAATCAATACAGCACAAAACATTCTGAATCGATTGTGACAAGTAATTATTTTAATGGTCAACAATTCCACCGTGAGGTTGATTCGGCGGCTGTTTACATTAATGCTTCTACTCGTTTTACGGATGGTTTTGAATTTGGTTTTGGTGCTGAAATCGGAATTAGCACACAAAAACTTCATGCTCGAGGCCCAATGGGTTTAAATGAACTAACATCTTCAAAATACATTATCTTTGGAGAAGGTCAAATTCGATAA
- the proB gene encoding glutamate 5-kinase, whose protein sequence is MKAATRSSLNKMKRIVIKVGTSTLMYPNGKLNLQRIEKLAFVLTDLKNQGKEVILVSSGAIGVGCHRLNITKRPATIPEQQAIAAVGQSELMNLYSQFFGNYGQIVGQLLLTRDIIDYPKSRNNVINTFQQLLKQGIIPVVNENDTVAVEELDHLTKFGDNDRLSAIVSELVTADLLIMLSDIDGFYNDNPTTNPAATLFSDIHAITPELVTLAGGNGSEFGTGGMATKLKAAHHVLEQNGQMILANGADPTIIFDIMNGEQIGTHFRALKEVD, encoded by the coding sequence ATGAAAGCAGCAACTCGTTCTTCATTAAATAAAATGAAACGAATCGTAATCAAAGTTGGCACAAGCACCTTGATGTACCCAAATGGCAAACTGAATTTACAACGTATTGAAAAATTAGCTTTCGTGCTGACGGATTTAAAAAATCAAGGCAAAGAAGTCATCTTGGTTTCGTCTGGTGCTATTGGCGTAGGATGCCATCGTTTGAATATAACTAAACGCCCAGCGACCATTCCTGAACAACAAGCTATTGCTGCCGTTGGCCAAAGCGAATTAATGAATTTATATAGCCAGTTCTTTGGAAATTATGGACAAATTGTTGGCCAATTGCTATTAACAAGAGATATTATTGACTATCCTAAAAGTCGAAACAATGTGATTAATACCTTCCAGCAGTTATTAAAACAAGGAATCATTCCTGTTGTTAATGAGAACGACACTGTAGCGGTAGAAGAACTAGATCATTTAACAAAATTTGGCGATAATGACCGACTTTCTGCGATTGTGAGCGAACTGGTCACTGCAGATTTACTGATTATGCTGTCTGATATTGATGGTTTTTACAATGACAATCCCACAACTAATCCTGCTGCCACATTATTTTCTGACATCCATGCGATTACACCTGAATTGGTAACATTAGCAGGTGGAAATGGGTCGGAATTTGGAACAGGTGGGATGGCAACAAAATTGAAAGCCGCCCACCATGTTTTAGAACAAAATGGACAAATGATTTTAGCAAATGGTGCAGATCCAACGATTATTTTTGATATTATGAATGGGGAACAAATTGGAACGCATTTCAGAGCTTTGAAAGAGGTGGACTAA
- the eis gene encoding GNAT family N-acetyltransferase gives MIQDDHGKQFEMKPVEMEHLSQFNELLRYVFQVTNQDLQEVGYEEDELERAKRPVLRQADVLGWFDDEKLISQLAVYPCEVNIRGKIVKMGGLTGVGTYPEYANLGLMHHLMKESLKRMREKGQWISYLFPYSIPYYRRKGWEIMSDKMTFTIKDTQLPKAVPVNGFVERLDINHPDVIAVYDTFSRVNHGAMIRDELAWDEYWRWENEEEHIAAVYYNEKQEPTGYLFYWIAEDVFHMKEMIYLNQEARKGLWNFVTAHFSMVDEVCGNIYKNEPIAFILEDSEIIETIQPYFMARIVDVAEFLKEYPFETVTVEDFHFVVEDPMLEWNTGVFGLQFSPDGTLAVTDKAIGNPVHIDIQTLTTMLMGYRRPSYLAKLERLSTDKKTLRSLEQLIPQGEPYFSDYF, from the coding sequence ATGATACAAGATGATCATGGCAAACAATTTGAAATGAAACCTGTAGAAATGGAACACCTGTCACAATTTAATGAGTTGTTACGCTATGTTTTTCAGGTGACCAATCAAGATCTTCAAGAAGTGGGCTATGAAGAAGATGAATTAGAACGGGCTAAACGACCGGTATTGCGTCAAGCCGATGTGTTAGGTTGGTTTGATGATGAAAAACTGATTTCGCAATTAGCTGTCTATCCTTGCGAAGTAAACATTCGAGGGAAAATCGTAAAAATGGGTGGTCTAACAGGAGTTGGAACTTATCCAGAGTATGCAAATTTAGGTCTGATGCATCATTTAATGAAAGAAAGCTTAAAACGCATGCGTGAAAAAGGCCAATGGATTTCTTACTTGTTCCCCTACTCCATTCCTTATTATCGCCGAAAAGGCTGGGAAATTATGTCAGATAAAATGACATTTACAATCAAAGACACACAGCTACCAAAAGCTGTCCCAGTGAACGGTTTTGTCGAACGCTTAGATATCAACCATCCTGACGTAATCGCTGTCTATGATACCTTTTCAAGAGTCAATCATGGCGCAATGATTCGTGATGAATTGGCTTGGGATGAATATTGGCGTTGGGAAAATGAAGAAGAGCATATTGCGGCTGTTTATTATAATGAAAAACAAGAACCGACTGGCTATCTTTTTTATTGGATAGCAGAAGATGTCTTCCATATGAAAGAAATGATTTATCTAAATCAAGAAGCAAGAAAAGGTTTATGGAATTTTGTTACGGCTCATTTTTCAATGGTTGACGAAGTATGCGGCAATATCTATAAAAATGAGCCGATTGCGTTTATTCTGGAGGATAGCGAAATTATTGAAACGATCCAGCCTTATTTTATGGCGCGAATTGTTGACGTTGCTGAATTTTTGAAAGAATATCCTTTTGAAACTGTGACTGTTGAAGACTTCCATTTTGTTGTAGAAGATCCGATGTTAGAGTGGAATACCGGGGTTTTTGGACTTCAATTTTCTCCAGACGGCACCTTAGCTGTTACAGATAAAGCCATTGGCAATCCAGTTCACATTGATATTCAAACCTTGACAACCATGTTGATGGGGTATCGCAGACCTTCTTATTTAGCAAAATTAGAACGATTAAGTACAGATAAAAAAACATTACGTAGTTTAGAACAACTTATTCCACAAGGTGAGCCTTACTTCTCAGACTACTTTTAA